From a region of the Thermodesulfobacteriota bacterium genome:
- a CDS encoding TolC family protein, translated as MSRMRCVWLFTAVCLALSFPVYSETPHPEAIRLSLAEAMKNAAAENPEILAAGFRVDKASAGLGQARSGFMPQVDFMEMFNRTTTPMWVFGAKMNQENIALTDFDPTVLNDPGELNNFSSVLALSWPVFAGGKIYNGFKQAEKNLEADTLVYNRTRQEIIARAAVAYVGMMLSQEKLKVVTQSIESANANLKMVQSGFDSGLAVKSDLLRAQVTLADLEQQRLQAESQVRTAQAALNATMGKPVDTPLVLTSPFEKCCQLSGDVDHWIGVALANRHDLKRLNCLEEMARRNVTVSKAGHLPSVRLVGSYDINTEDFHDTADSYTVGAVMNLNLFNGFNTTSGIRGARADVSQIRQMIRSMELAIRVQVQSAFLEAQSASQRIEVARSALNQADEGLRIVKNRYQNGLLNIVSLLDAELANQQAKMSYCAALHDFKAAMAGLELAAGTISENSAYDKDGE; from the coding sequence ATGAGCAGAATGCGGTGCGTATGGTTGTTTACGGCAGTTTGTCTGGCTCTCTCTTTTCCGGTCTATTCGGAAACACCTCATCCGGAGGCGATCCGGTTGAGCCTGGCAGAGGCCATGAAGAACGCGGCAGCCGAGAATCCGGAGATCCTGGCCGCCGGATTTCGGGTGGACAAGGCGTCGGCAGGTCTGGGACAGGCTCGTTCCGGATTCATGCCCCAGGTCGATTTCATGGAAATGTTCAACCGGACCACTACCCCCATGTGGGTGTTCGGCGCCAAAATGAATCAGGAAAACATTGCCTTAACGGATTTTGACCCGACGGTGTTGAATGATCCGGGAGAACTCAACAACTTCTCATCGGTGTTGGCCCTGTCCTGGCCGGTATTTGCCGGAGGGAAAATTTATAATGGTTTCAAGCAGGCCGAAAAGAATCTGGAAGCGGACACGCTCGTTTATAACCGCACCCGGCAGGAAATTATTGCCAGGGCTGCCGTCGCCTATGTCGGCATGATGCTGTCCCAGGAAAAATTGAAGGTCGTGACCCAGTCCATCGAATCCGCCAACGCCAACCTGAAAATGGTTCAATCCGGGTTTGACAGCGGACTGGCCGTGAAAAGCGATCTGTTGCGCGCCCAGGTGACCCTTGCCGATCTGGAACAGCAGCGTCTTCAGGCCGAAAGTCAGGTCAGAACGGCCCAGGCCGCGTTGAACGCCACCATGGGGAAACCGGTGGACACGCCCCTGGTCTTAACGTCTCCTTTTGAAAAATGCTGCCAGCTTTCAGGGGATGTCGACCATTGGATCGGGGTCGCGCTGGCCAACCGGCACGATCTGAAGAGGCTTAATTGCCTGGAAGAGATGGCCCGGCGGAATGTGACTGTTTCCAAGGCCGGACATTTGCCAAGCGTAAGGCTGGTCGGATCTTATGACATCAACACCGAGGATTTTCATGACACGGCCGACAGCTATACGGTCGGGGCCGTGATGAACCTGAACCTGTTTAACGGGTTCAACACGACATCCGGTATTCGCGGGGCCAGGGCGGACGTGAGCCAGATCCGTCAGATGATCAGAAGCATGGAACTCGCCATACGGGTGCAGGTCCAGAGCGCCTTTCTCGAGGCCCAAAGCGCATCGCAGCGGATTGAAGTGGCCCGGTCGGCGCTGAATCAGGCCGATGAAGGATTGCGGATCGTCAAGAACCGTTATCAGAACGGACTGCTGAACATCGTCAGCCTGCTGGACGCGGAGCTGGCCAACCAGCAGGCGAAAATGAGTTACTGTGCGGCCCTGCATGATTTCAAGGCAGCCATGGCCGGGTTGGAACTGGCCGCGGGAACCATCAGCGAGAATTCGGCTTACGATAAGGACGGGGAATAG
- a CDS encoding efflux RND transporter periplasmic adaptor subunit — MAQRIFSYGLCLAFVFLGFGCGDKIEPGATRSESGKTVRAQVAVASMNAGQSFYEAVGTVQARTSSTIASKMMGAVKAVHVREGDTVEKNALLMELDDRQAASQSRGSRASLDEARRSLASAQAARDAARAGADLARATYDRYKKLLQEESVSRQEFDEIEARNRQASAALAQAEAMVAAAANRVQQAEAGTESADTTLTDAIIRAPYKGTITAKLIDVGAMASPGTPLLTMEMEGIFCVLLEVPEIHIGTVSLGQKLDVTIPSMENLVVQGTVGRIDPAADQQSRSFHVRVALPEGHDFRSGIFARVALPVGQAGMMMIPGSAIVRRGQLTGFYLVDDQNIARFRLLRTGRESGPSVEVISGMKDGDRYLPAPPPDMEDGVKVEVVS, encoded by the coding sequence ATGGCACAGAGAATTTTTTCATATGGTTTGTGTCTTGCGTTTGTTTTTCTGGGATTCGGCTGCGGGGACAAGATAGAACCCGGCGCCACCAGGAGTGAATCCGGGAAAACCGTCAGGGCGCAGGTGGCCGTGGCTTCCATGAACGCCGGCCAGTCTTTTTACGAGGCCGTCGGAACCGTCCAGGCCCGAACCTCCAGCACCATTGCCAGCAAAATGATGGGGGCGGTCAAGGCGGTTCATGTCCGGGAAGGGGACACGGTGGAAAAGAACGCCCTGCTCATGGAGCTGGACGACCGGCAGGCCGCCTCTCAATCGCGCGGATCCCGGGCATCCCTGGATGAGGCCCGGAGATCCCTGGCTTCGGCGCAAGCCGCCCGGGACGCGGCCAGGGCCGGCGCGGATCTGGCCCGTGCCACTTATGACCGTTATAAAAAGCTGCTTCAGGAAGAATCGGTCAGCCGGCAGGAGTTCGACGAGATAGAGGCCCGCAACCGGCAGGCCTCCGCCGCTCTGGCCCAGGCCGAGGCCATGGTGGCGGCCGCCGCCAACCGGGTGCAGCAGGCCGAAGCCGGAACGGAATCCGCTGATACCACCCTGACCGACGCCATCATCCGGGCGCCCTACAAGGGGACCATCACGGCCAAGCTGATCGACGTGGGGGCCATGGCCTCGCCCGGCACGCCGCTTCTCACCATGGAAATGGAGGGCATCTTCTGCGTCCTGCTGGAGGTGCCGGAAATCCATATCGGAACCGTCTCCCTCGGCCAGAAGCTGGATGTCACCATTCCCTCCATGGAGAACCTGGTGGTCCAGGGAACGGTCGGCCGGATTGATCCGGCGGCGGATCAGCAGAGTCGTTCTTTTCATGTCCGGGTGGCCTTGCCCGAGGGCCATGATTTCCGGTCCGGGATTTTCGCCCGGGTGGCCCTGCCCGTGGGCCAGGCCGGCATGATGATGATCCCCGGGTCGGCGATCGTGCGGCGGGGTCAGTTGACCGGATTTTATCTGGTGGATGATCAGAATATCGCGCGGTTCCGCCTGCTCCGGACCGGACGGGAATCAGGACCGTCGGTGGAAGTCATTTCCGGAATGAAGGACGGCGACCGGTACCTGCCGGCTCCGCCGCCGGACATGGAAGACGGTGTAAAAGTGGAGGTCGTTTCATGA
- a CDS encoding GGDEF domain-containing protein, with protein MIKHIFSCVLIAGAATLVYLSDDFDFVKNFLKLSPHLVWVFAGLTLAVCLRFNKSRLSFLLALLLLLFFKGNIPFVSAIPQQEFMTFFCLNVLFLAGFRERGVFTVHGLNKAVFILVQVGLLFYVTVYDHSLYLKPDHRAVRAIYAAVNLPFPVLPFILLFAAAVRHVFRDRSHDISVALGIMIGFTALAARGIKPTELHMVSAFFLMFIGALSSIYIISYMDELTGLPGRRSYNEFTATLGAKYAIAMADIDHFKKFNDKFGHDTGDEVLKLVAGILSSVGGGGKTFRLGGEEFVIVFSGKSRETAAEHLETLRRKIAQTPFIVRNKKSRENYRKTGVKTKPAEPKTIKITLSFGASDSWGGKKLIRVMKEADIALYKSKKKGRNRVTIS; from the coding sequence ATGATCAAGCATATCTTCTCTTGCGTCCTGATCGCGGGTGCCGCCACGCTTGTTTATCTCAGCGATGATTTTGATTTTGTAAAAAATTTTCTGAAACTTTCTCCTCATCTGGTCTGGGTTTTTGCCGGTCTGACCCTGGCTGTCTGCCTGCGGTTCAATAAAAGCCGGCTGTCGTTTCTGCTGGCCCTGCTTCTCCTCCTGTTTTTCAAAGGCAACATCCCTTTTGTTTCCGCCATCCCCCAACAAGAATTCATGACCTTTTTTTGCCTGAATGTTCTTTTTCTGGCCGGTTTTCGCGAACGGGGCGTCTTTACCGTGCACGGGCTGAACAAGGCCGTTTTCATCCTGGTCCAGGTCGGCCTGCTTTTCTATGTTACGGTTTACGACCATTCCCTGTATCTGAAGCCCGACCATCGCGCCGTGCGCGCGATTTATGCCGCGGTGAACCTGCCGTTTCCGGTGCTGCCGTTCATTCTTCTTTTTGCGGCGGCTGTCCGTCATGTTTTCCGGGACAGAAGCCATGACATTTCCGTTGCCCTGGGGATCATGATCGGTTTTACCGCTTTGGCCGCCCGGGGAATAAAACCAACCGAACTTCACATGGTGTCCGCTTTTTTTCTGATGTTCATCGGGGCGCTTTCTTCCATTTATATTATTTCATATATGGATGAACTGACGGGCCTGCCGGGACGGCGGTCATACAATGAATTCACGGCGACGCTCGGGGCCAAATACGCCATTGCCATGGCGGATATCGATCATTTCAAAAAGTTTAACGACAAATTCGGCCATGATACCGGCGACGAGGTTTTGAAACTGGTCGCCGGAATATTGTCCTCGGTCGGGGGCGGCGGGAAGACGTTCCGTCTCGGCGGCGAGGAGTTCGTTATCGTTTTCAGCGGAAAAAGCAGGGAGACGGCGGCCGAACATCTTGAAACCCTCAGGAGAAAAATCGCGCAGACACCGTTTATCGTCAGAAATAAAAAAAGCCGTGAGAATTATCGGAAGACCGGCGTAAAGACCAAACCAGCGGAACCCAAAACGATAAAAATTACCCTGAGTTTCGGGGCAAGCGATTCATGGGGCGGGAAAAAACTGATCAGGGTGATGAAAGAGGCTGACATCGCCCTTTATAAATCCAAGAAAAAAGGCCGGAACCGGGTCACCATCAGTTGA
- a CDS encoding efflux RND transporter permease subunit → MSRKGIAGALAEYFIDSKLTPLVIIASILLGIAAVIALPREEEPQIIVPMVDIFVKMPGADAKEVEQRITSPMEKLLWEIPGVEYVYSTSSPGMSMAIVRFLVGQDEEKAIVRLQSKLMAHYDRIPWAASPPLIKPRYIDDVPILALTFWGEHFDHHELRRAAAEMENLIKREDNVSLTTLIGGEPRKVQVHIDPVRLAAYGLDLDRVAMMLQAANQETDAGTVPTTEGQVLIHSGGFLKDRQEVEAVVVGVSGNRPVYLRDVATVTDGPGEPNQYVFFGAGPAADEKGLDRKKISGVHPAVTLTVAKRKGANAISVAEKILKRVEDARGKVIPDNLNVTVTRHYGETAKEKSDELLYHMMIAIVSVTLLIGFTLGRRESGVVALAIPVTLALTLAVFYLYGYTLNRITLFALIFSIGILVDDAIVIVENVVRHFRLPENQGRPRAQVAVEAVGEVGNPTILATLTVIFAILPMAFVGGLMGPYMRPIPVGASAAMIFSLLVAFVITPWASIRLIKHDQSGSGHEMSHESEDWSTRLYRRAMDPLIHHPKTRWLFFAGVFGLLLISCALVGVGLVRVKMLPFDNKSEFQVIIDLPESATLEETAAAAMEMGDYIAAVNEVTDYQIYTGTSGPFNFNGLVRHYYLRQGPNMADIQVNLVGKGRREQQSHAIAKRVRPGLEEIAKKYNARIKVAEVPPGPPVLSTLVAEIYGPDYDRQREIARQVMTIFKQTPDVVDVDWYMEDDQPRYDFVIDRERAALNGIDTARIARTLELAVSGRQVGLLHQPLEREDIPVVLQLPLASRASVKQLESIKVAAADGTLVPLSTLVTPVRTINEKSIYHKNLMPVVYVIGDVAGERESPVYAILEMKKKIDALRLPEGYGIRQHTAGLPDSDRQFSMKWDGEWHITYEVFRDMGIAFAVVLVLIFVLVVGWFHSFTTPLTIMVAIPFSLIGILPAHWLAGAFFTATSMIGFIAGAGIVVRNSIILVDFIELRVKEGVPLDQAVIDAGAIRFRPMMLTAAAVVVGASVILFDPIFQGLAISLMAGEVASLLFSRMTVPVLYYLEKRWEFAHGGHL, encoded by the coding sequence ATGAGCAGGAAAGGAATTGCCGGCGCTCTGGCCGAGTATTTCATCGACTCCAAGCTGACGCCCCTGGTCATCATCGCTTCCATTCTTCTGGGCATCGCGGCCGTCATCGCGCTTCCCCGGGAAGAGGAGCCCCAGATCATCGTTCCCATGGTGGACATTTTTGTGAAGATGCCGGGCGCCGACGCGAAAGAGGTGGAACAGCGGATCACGTCTCCCATGGAAAAACTGCTCTGGGAGATCCCCGGCGTGGAATATGTCTATTCCACCTCAAGCCCGGGCATGTCCATGGCTATTGTCCGGTTCCTGGTGGGACAGGATGAGGAAAAGGCCATCGTCCGTCTGCAGTCCAAGCTGATGGCCCATTATGACCGGATCCCCTGGGCCGCGTCTCCGCCCCTGATCAAGCCCCGCTACATTGATGACGTTCCGATTCTGGCCCTGACCTTCTGGGGAGAGCATTTTGACCACCATGAACTCCGCCGGGCCGCCGCGGAGATGGAAAACCTGATCAAGCGGGAAGACAACGTCTCCCTCACCACCCTGATCGGCGGCGAACCCCGGAAAGTCCAGGTTCACATCGATCCGGTCCGTCTGGCCGCCTATGGTCTGGACCTGGATCGGGTGGCGATGATGCTTCAGGCAGCCAACCAGGAGACTGACGCCGGCACGGTCCCCACGACCGAAGGCCAGGTGCTGATCCATTCCGGCGGTTTTCTCAAGGACCGCCAGGAGGTGGAAGCGGTGGTGGTCGGCGTATCCGGCAACCGGCCGGTTTACCTGCGTGACGTGGCCACGGTCACGGACGGTCCCGGCGAACCGAACCAGTATGTGTTTTTCGGGGCAGGTCCGGCCGCGGACGAGAAAGGGCTTGACCGGAAAAAAATCAGCGGCGTCCATCCGGCCGTGACCCTGACCGTGGCCAAGCGGAAAGGGGCCAACGCCATCAGCGTGGCGGAAAAAATTTTAAAGCGGGTGGAAGACGCCCGGGGTAAAGTCATTCCCGACAATCTGAACGTCACCGTTACCCGTCATTACGGTGAGACGGCCAAGGAAAAATCAGACGAACTGCTGTATCATATGATGATCGCCATTGTTTCGGTCACCCTGCTGATCGGGTTCACCCTCGGCCGCCGGGAATCGGGCGTGGTGGCCCTGGCCATCCCGGTCACCCTGGCCCTGACCCTGGCCGTGTTCTATTTATACGGGTATACCTTAAACCGCATCACCCTGTTCGCGCTGATTTTTTCCATCGGCATCCTGGTGGATGACGCCATCGTCATCGTGGAAAACGTGGTCCGCCATTTCCGGCTTCCCGAAAACCAGGGACGGCCCCGGGCCCAGGTGGCGGTGGAAGCCGTGGGCGAGGTCGGTAATCCCACCATTCTGGCAACGCTGACGGTGATCTTCGCCATTCTTCCCATGGCTTTCGTGGGCGGCCTCATGGGCCCCTACATGCGGCCCATTCCCGTGGGCGCCTCGGCCGCCATGATTTTTTCCCTGCTGGTGGCGTTTGTCATCACGCCCTGGGCCTCCATCCGCCTGATCAAGCATGACCAGAGCGGGTCCGGTCATGAAATGAGCCATGAGAGCGAAGACTGGAGCACGCGACTTTACCGTCGCGCCATGGATCCCCTGATTCATCATCCGAAAACACGCTGGCTGTTCTTTGCCGGGGTTTTCGGGCTGCTGCTGATATCCTGCGCCCTGGTGGGGGTTGGGCTGGTCCGCGTCAAGATGCTGCCTTTTGACAACAAGAGCGAATTCCAGGTGATCATTGACCTGCCGGAATCGGCCACCCTGGAGGAGACGGCCGCGGCCGCCATGGAAATGGGAGATTATATCGCCGCGGTGAATGAAGTGACGGATTACCAGATTTACACCGGCACTTCCGGTCCGTTTAATTTCAACGGGCTGGTCCGTCATTATTATCTGCGGCAGGGACCGAACATGGCCGATATCCAGGTCAACCTGGTTGGAAAAGGCCGCCGGGAGCAGCAGAGCCATGCCATTGCCAAACGGGTCCGGCCCGGCCTGGAGGAGATCGCGAAAAAGTATAACGCCCGGATCAAGGTGGCCGAAGTGCCGCCCGGGCCGCCGGTTCTGTCCACCCTGGTGGCGGAAATTTACGGTCCGGACTACGACCGGCAGCGGGAGATCGCCCGTCAGGTCATGACGATATTTAAACAGACACCGGACGTGGTGGACGTGGACTGGTACATGGAAGACGATCAGCCGCGATACGATTTTGTCATCGACAGGGAAAGGGCCGCGCTGAACGGCATCGATACCGCCAGGATCGCCCGGACCCTGGAACTGGCCGTCAGCGGTCGGCAGGTCGGCCTGCTGCATCAGCCCCTGGAAAGAGAGGATATCCCGGTTGTCCTGCAACTGCCCCTGGCGTCCCGGGCGAGCGTAAAACAGCTGGAAAGCATTAAAGTCGCCGCGGCCGACGGCACGCTGGTGCCCCTGTCGACCCTGGTGACCCCGGTCCGGACGATCAATGAAAAGAGTATTTACCACAAGAACCTGATGCCGGTGGTGTATGTCATCGGCGACGTGGCCGGTGAAAGGGAGAGCCCGGTTTACGCCATCCTGGAGATGAAAAAGAAGATCGACGCCCTCCGCCTGCCGGAAGGATATGGCATCCGGCAGCACACGGCCGGCCTGCCGGACAGCGATCGTCAATTTTCCATGAAATGGGACGGGGAATGGCACATTACCTACGAGGTCTTCCGCGACATGGGCATTGCCTTCGCGGTGGTGCTGGTGCTGATTTTCGTGCTGGTGGTGGGCTGGTTCCATTCCTTTACCACGCCCCTGACGATCATGGTGGCCATTCCGTTTTCGCTCATCGGCATTCTGCCGGCCCACTGGCTGGCCGGGGCATTTTTCACCGCCACTTCCATGATCGGATTTATCGCCGGGGCCGGCATTGTCGTCCGCAACTCCATCATCCTGGTGGATTTCATCGAACTGCGGGTAAAGGAAGGGGTGCCCCTGGACCAGGCGGTGATTGACGCCGGCGCCATCCGCTTCCGACCCATGATGCTGACGGCGGCGGCGGTGGTGGTGGGCGCTTCGGTGATCCTGTTTGATCCGATTTTTCAGGGCCTGGCCATTTCCCTGATGGCCGGTGAAGTGGCGTCCCTGCTGTTCTCCCGCATGACCGTGCCGGTGCTCTATTATCTGGAGAAAAGATGGGAATTTGCCCACGGGGGACATTTATAA
- a CDS encoding methyl-accepting chemotaxis protein, with protein sequence MWRSLSISKKIYIGLGILLTGYFVSMLFGFVKAVDTEKRLRSVHAYLSPAAHQSQAALAAFKGQIKAFEDIFLTGDETLVEEADRESAILLQSLQDISRLALQYEGENGDIDNLIKKVTVFSDSARRTYLAFIVKTDGDQAAGNGGQNQMSTLAEETRILEKRLQELQTGYSDRLKKDLSGIIVYSQRQRYLNLLAFCLIAAISTVFVSLILRRSVILPLRSAADMVKSIAKGKGDLTRRLAIRNEDEVGDLSRWFNTFVENMQEMTRSIITDVGTLKDASTALSGMSDVMSGTSDKMVGKTNSVSAAMEQMDAGMRTIAVSMEEATSSTDQVAGFAEEMTATINEIAMSSHNAAEVTRKAVEKSHQASQRVGELGAAADEIGKVTEMINEISEQTNLLALNATIEAARAGEAGKGFAVVADEIKVLARQTAEATLDIKERISGIQATTSWTVRDIKEIGDIIDKVNETVTIIASSVEQQSASTKEIAINVSEISKAIGDVNDSVSQSSNFTTQVAEDLAGVTQSAIDVSENSSRLKENAAGLSRLADQLHRLVGQFKV encoded by the coding sequence ATGTGGCGTTCATTAAGTATTTCCAAAAAGATTTATATCGGCCTCGGTATCCTGCTGACGGGTTATTTTGTTTCCATGCTGTTCGGGTTTGTAAAAGCGGTCGATACGGAAAAACGGCTTCGATCCGTTCATGCTTATCTTTCCCCCGCGGCGCATCAGAGTCAGGCCGCTCTGGCGGCTTTCAAAGGGCAGATAAAAGCGTTTGAGGACATTTTTCTGACCGGTGACGAGACCCTCGTTGAAGAAGCCGACAGGGAGTCCGCCATCCTTCTTCAGTCTCTTCAGGACATCAGCCGTCTGGCCTTGCAGTACGAGGGGGAAAACGGAGATATTGATAACCTGATAAAAAAGGTTACCGTCTTTTCCGATTCCGCCCGTCGGACCTACCTGGCTTTTATTGTCAAAACGGATGGTGATCAGGCTGCCGGCAACGGGGGGCAGAATCAGATGAGTACGCTGGCGGAAGAAACCAGGATCCTTGAAAAAAGACTGCAGGAGCTGCAGACCGGATACAGTGACAGGCTGAAAAAGGACTTGTCCGGAATTATCGTATACAGCCAGAGGCAGCGCTACCTGAATCTCCTGGCCTTCTGTCTGATCGCTGCTATATCGACGGTTTTCGTCAGTCTGATTTTACGCCGCTCCGTCATTCTGCCCCTGCGGAGCGCCGCGGACATGGTCAAAAGCATCGCCAAAGGCAAAGGAGACCTGACCAGACGACTGGCCATCCGGAATGAAGACGAAGTAGGAGATCTTTCCCGCTGGTTTAATACGTTTGTTGAAAACATGCAGGAAATGACTCGTTCCATTATAACCGATGTCGGCACCCTCAAGGACGCTTCCACGGCTTTGTCCGGCATGTCCGACGTGATGAGCGGAACTTCCGATAAAATGGTCGGGAAAACCAACTCCGTGTCCGCGGCCATGGAACAGATGGACGCCGGCATGAGAACCATCGCCGTTTCCATGGAGGAAGCCACCTCCAGTACGGATCAGGTGGCCGGTTTTGCCGAAGAAATGACCGCGACCATCAATGAAATCGCCATGAGTTCCCACAATGCGGCTGAAGTAACCCGCAAGGCCGTGGAGAAATCTCATCAGGCGTCGCAACGGGTGGGTGAACTGGGGGCCGCGGCCGATGAGATCGGCAAGGTTACCGAAATGATCAACGAGATATCGGAACAGACCAACCTGCTGGCCTTGAATGCCACCATCGAAGCCGCCCGGGCCGGAGAGGCCGGCAAGGGCTTCGCGGTGGTGGCGGATGAAATCAAGGTTCTGGCCCGTCAGACGGCGGAAGCGACACTGGACATCAAAGAAAGAATTTCCGGGATCCAGGCGACCACTTCCTGGACGGTCCGGGATATTAAGGAAATAGGCGATATCATCGACAAGGTCAATGAAACGGTGACGATTATCGCCTCCTCCGTGGAACAGCAGTCCGCTTCCACCAAGGAAATCGCCATCAACGTGTCGGAAATCTCCAAGGCCATCGGCGACGTCAACGACAGCGTTTCGCAAAGTTCGAATTTCACCACCCAGGTGGCGGAGGACCTTGCCGGCGTCACCCAGAGCGCGATTGATGTTTCGGAGAACAGTTCGCGTCTGAAGGAAAACGCGGCCGGCCTCTCCCGACTGGCCGATCAGCTCCATCGGCTGGTGGGGCAGTTCAAGGTTTAA
- a CDS encoding putative sulfate exporter family transporter, producing the protein MESEKEGLFQSEDWWSVWIGLFIFILSLGTMAGTDLLGWGFKVNLWTDITKLLSPVSKNYAALSGWLSLVLTYLAFMAILSIGIKALGGELKKFFYGFTVIFWLTFLCYALGHQANIAANNPADMTKFGLSWSLKLTGEAGLIFALLGGLVIGNFFPAFAETLKEATRPEWYIKTAIVILGALVGVKAAGALGLASAVMFRGLCAIVEAYLIYWALVYLVARKYFRFSREWAAPLASGISICGVSAAIATGGAIRARPVVPIMVSSLVVIFAVVELLFLPFLAQSFLYREPMVAGAWMGLAVKTDGAAVASGQIVDSLIRAKALAVDGIAYESDWIMNTAATVKIFIDVFIGVWAFVLAWIWCAKIECKPGEKIGAGEIWRRFPKFVIGYVLTFALMLTLLLNIPSLKDAAKTATGEADVFRSFFFALTFFSIGLVSNFKKLWEEGIGRLAAVYVISLFGFIIWIGLAISWLFFHGVKPPVIS; encoded by the coding sequence ATGGAAAGCGAAAAGGAGGGGTTGTTCCAAAGCGAAGACTGGTGGTCGGTCTGGATCGGTCTGTTTATTTTCATCCTTTCCCTGGGGACCATGGCGGGTACCGATCTGCTCGGCTGGGGGTTTAAAGTCAACCTGTGGACCGATATCACCAAGCTGCTGTCACCGGTATCTAAAAACTACGCGGCCCTGTCGGGGTGGCTGTCGCTGGTGCTGACCTACCTGGCGTTCATGGCCATCCTCAGCATCGGCATCAAAGCCCTGGGCGGTGAACTGAAAAAATTCTTCTATGGGTTCACCGTTATTTTCTGGCTGACCTTTCTCTGCTATGCTCTCGGCCACCAGGCCAACATCGCCGCCAACAACCCGGCCGATATGACCAAATTCGGTTTGAGCTGGTCGCTGAAACTGACCGGTGAGGCGGGCCTTATTTTCGCGCTGCTCGGCGGACTGGTGATCGGCAACTTCTTCCCGGCTTTTGCCGAAACCCTGAAAGAAGCCACCCGGCCGGAGTGGTACATCAAAACCGCCATCGTCATTCTCGGCGCCCTGGTCGGCGTCAAGGCGGCCGGCGCTCTGGGTCTGGCTTCCGCCGTCATGTTCCGGGGGCTGTGCGCCATTGTGGAGGCTTACCTTATATATTGGGCCCTGGTCTATCTGGTAGCCCGTAAATACTTCCGATTCAGCAGGGAATGGGCCGCGCCCCTGGCGTCGGGCATATCCATCTGCGGGGTGTCCGCCGCCATCGCCACCGGCGGGGCCATCCGGGCCAGGCCCGTTGTTCCCATCATGGTATCTTCGCTGGTGGTGATTTTCGCCGTGGTGGAACTGCTGTTTCTGCCGTTTCTGGCCCAGTCCTTCCTCTACCGGGAACCCATGGTGGCCGGCGCCTGGATGGGGCTGGCGGTGAAAACCGACGGGGCCGCCGTGGCCAGCGGCCAGATCGTCGATTCCCTGATCCGGGCCAAGGCCCTGGCCGTGGACGGCATCGCCTACGAATCGGACTGGATCATGAACACGGCCGCCACGGTCAAGATCTTCATCGACGTGTTCATCGGTGTCTGGGCGTTTGTGCTGGCCTGGATCTGGTGCGCCAAGATTGAATGCAAGCCCGGCGAAAAGATCGGTGCCGGGGAAATCTGGCGGCGGTTTCCCAAGTTCGTCATCGGCTATGTCCTGACCTTTGCCCTCATGCTGACGCTTCTGCTCAACATTCCTTCTCTCAAGGACGCGGCCAAAACCGCCACCGGCGAAGCGGACGTCTTCCGGTCCTTTTTCTTCGCCCTGACCTTTTTTTCCATCGGCCTGGTTTCCAATTTCAAGAAACTCTGGGAAGAGGGGATCGGCCGCCTGGCCGCCGTATATGTCATATCATTGTTCGGATTCATTATCTGGATCGGACTGGCCATTTCGTGGCTTTTTTTCCATGGCGTCAAACCGCCTGTCATTTCATAA